A window of Cellulomonas wangleii genomic DNA:
GAACCGCGAGGTCGGGGCGTAGTACGACGACACCTGGTAGCCCCACGAGCCGCCGAACGGGTGCTCCGCCACGGGCAGCAGCTCGACGTGGGTGAAGCCCAGCTCCAGCACGTACTCGGTGAGCTGGTGGGCCAGGTCGCGGTACGACAGCCCCTGGCGCCACGACCCGAGGTGGACCTCGTAGACGCTCATCGGCCCCGCGTGCGGGTCGCGCTGCGCCCGGGCGGTCATCCACGTGTCGTCGTACCACGTGTAGGTCGTCTCGACGACGACGGAGGCGGTGGCGGGCGGCACCTCGGTGCCCTTCGCCATCGGGTCCGCCTTCTGGCGCCACGACCCGTCCGCCCCGAGGATCTCGAACTTGTACCGGGCGCCGGCGTCGACACCCGGCGCGTACAGCTCCCAGATGCCGCTGTCACCGAGCGAGCGCATGGCGTGGGTCGCGCCCTGCCAGTGGTTGAAGTCGCCGACGACGCGCACCGCGCGGGCGTTCGGTGCCCACACGGCGAAGGACGTGCCACGGACCGGACCGAGCTGCCCGTCGTAGGTGCGGACGTTGGCACCCAGGACCTGCCAGAGCTGCTCGTGACGGCCCTCGCGCACCAGGTAGCGGTCGAGCTCCTGCACGGTGGGCAGGAACCGGTACGGGTCGTCGACGACCGCCGTCCAGTCCGCGTAGGTGACCTCGAGGCGGTAGTCGGGCACGGTGGTCCCGGGCAGCAGGGCGTACCAGATGCCGTCCAGCTCGTGCTGCGCCTCGACGCGGGAGTCCGCCGTGACCACCACGACGCGGTCCGCGAGGGGACGCAGCGTACGGACCGTGACGGTGCCGTCGCCGACGTGCGGACCCAGGACCGCGTGGGGATCGTAGAAGGAGCCCGCCGCCACGGCGCGCAGGGTGTCGTGGTCGACGGGCACGGGGGACGTGGCAGCCGCAGTCATGTCCCTACCCAATCACCCCGGGCGCGTTGCCGCAGGTGGTGAGTGGGCGCGTCGTCACGCCTGCGCCGGATCGTCGCGCACGGCACGCGGCCGCCGTGCCGTGCTGCCGCGGGCGACGAGGCGCGGCAGGGGGGCGGTCGACGTGGTCGCACGGCCCGACGCCAGGAGGTTCAGCACGGCGTCGCCCACCTGGACGCCCATGGCGTGCACGTCGAGGCTCATCGCCGACAGCGGTGGGTGCGACAACCGGCACAGCGCCGAGTCGTCCCAGGCGAGCAGGGAGACGTCGGACGGCACCCCGAGCCCCAGCTCGTTCGCGACGCCCAGCCCGGCGACCGCCATGACGTCGTTGTCGTACACGACCGCCGACGGCGGGTCGTTGCGGCCGAGCAGCGCGCGGGTGGCCCGGGTGCCGGACTCCTGCCCGTAGTCGGCCTCGACGACCACGCCCCTGGCGCCGCGTTGGACGCACTCGTCGAGGAAGGCGTGCGTGCGCGAGCGCGTGTGCGCGAGAGCCGCCGGTCCGGACACCCGCCCGATCGTGCGGTGCCCCAGGTCGACGAGGTAGCCGACCGCGTCACGCATGGCCTGGCCGTTGTCGATCCACACGTGCGCGACCCCGGGCAGCGACCGTTCCGGGCCGCCGACGACCACCGTCGGGATCCCGAGCTCGCCGAGCACCGCCAGGCGCGGGTCGTCGACGACGAGGTTGACGAGCACGACCGCGTCGACCAGGCCACCCCGGCCCCAGCGCCGGTAGGCGGCGATCTCCGCGCCGTGGTCCGGCACGACGTGGAGCAGCAGCGAGCGGTCGTCCGAGGACAGCGTCTCCTCGATGCCGCCGATCAGCTCCATGAAGAACGGCTCGAACCCCAGCATCCGCGCAGGACGCGCGAGCACCAACCCGACCGCGTCTGCGCCCACGGCGCTCAGCGTACCGGCCGGCCCCGTGCCGGCGCGGTCCGTGACGGTCCGGGCGCGCGGTGCGGTCACGCCCCCGGGGCGCGGGCCGCCACGACGACGTCGTTCGCGCTGCGCAGCACCGGGGCGGTGACGAGGGCGGCCGGGTCCAGGGTGGCAGCCGTGCGGACACGGAACGTGGCACGGGCGCCGGCCGGCAACGTCACCAGTGCCTCGTCGACGCTCGCGGCGGGGTCCAGCCGGTCGACCAGCAGCGTGAGGTCACGCACGAGCGAGCGTGCCGTCACCTCGACCGCGTACCCGTCCTGCACGGGGTGCACGCGCGCGTCGAACGGCGTCGGGTCCAGGGCGAGGTCGACGTCCTCGACCCAGGTGTGCACCGCCCGACGGCGGTCCAGCGACACGACCAGGACCTCGGCCGTCGGGTCGCCGGGCGTCCGCAGCGCGGCCGCGACGGGGAAGGTGCCCACGGACCACGCGCCGACGGTCAGCGGCACCTCCGCCCGGGCCAGCACGTCGCCGCCGAGCGTCTGACGCTCCAGCAGGGCCGTCGCCTTCCACAGGACGGGGGTGTCGTTGACGACGACGAGGGACTCGCGACCGTCGCGCGGCTGCACGGTCACCAGCCGTTCGGCGAACGCCGCACGCAGCGCCCACCACAGGGGCTTGGGTCGTCCGTCGCCGTCGATCGCCGCCCACGACGTCACGGGCCAGCAGTCGTTCAGCTGCCACACGACGGACCCGGCGGTGACGGGCCACCAGGAGCGGTGGTGCTCGATCGCGAACCGCACCGCGCGCGCCTGGTTGAGCTGACCTGCCCACAGCCAGTCGTCCGGGTCGGACGGGACACCGAGGTGCGGTGCCATGCCGCGGTCGAGCTTGCCGTTGCCGTCCTCGGCCTTCTGGTGCAGCAGGAAGGTGGGGTGCTCCTTGCCGGCCACCGAGCCGTCCTCGGCGCGGACGGCGCGCGCCAGCGTCGACCACGTCGGCGGGCCCTGGAAGCCGAACTCCGAGCAGAACCGGGGGACCTCGTCGCGGTACACGGTGTAGTCGACCCGGTTCCAGACATCCCACTGGTGGTGGGAGCCGTGGTCCGGGTCGTTGGGGTGCACGTCGCGGATGTCGTACCCGGGCGAGGTGGGGCTGTTCGCGACGTACGGCCGGGTCGGGTCGAGCTCGGCCACCACGGCCGGCAGCACCTCCGTCGCGTACGCGTGGCCCCAGGTGCGCCCGTCGAGCTCGGGCTCCCAGCCCCAGTCCCGGAAGCCCCACAGGTTCTCGTTGCCGCCGTTCCACAGCACCAGCGACGGGTGCGGCGTCAGGCGGGCGACGTGCTCGCGGGCCTCGGCCTCGATCTCCTCGCGCAGCGGGGACTCCTCGGGGTACGCGGCGCACGCCAGCAGGAAGTCCTGCCACACCAGCAGCCCGCGCTCGTCGCACAGCTCGTAGAAGTCCTCGGACTCGTAGATCCCGCCGCCCCAGACCCGCAGCAGGTTGAGGTGGGCCCCCAGCGCCTGGTCGAGGCGCCCGGCGAGGCGGTCGCGCGTGATGCGGGTCAGCAGGTGGTCGTCGGGGATCCAGTTGGCGCCGCGGACGAACACCGCGCGCCCGTTGACCCGCAGCGTGAAGGCCGACCCGTGGTCGTCGGGCAGGGTGTCGAGCTCGACGGTGCGGAACCCGATGCGGCGGGACCACGCGCCGAGCAGCGGGCCGGTGCCGCGCGGGCCCGCGGGGGCCGCGGGGTCGCTCGCGCGCAGCTCGACGTGCAGGTCGTGCAGCGGCTGGCCGCCGTGGCCGACCGGCCACCACAGCGGCGCGTGCGGGACCTCGAGGCGGACGGTGCCGGTGGTGGACCCGGCACGGACCTCGACCACACCCTCGGCACCGGCCACGTGCGCCGTCACCACCAGCGGGACCTCACCACCCGCGAGCCCCGACCGCTCGACGTCGACCACGACCTCGACCACGCCCGTGCCGTCGGGCTCCACGGTCACCAGCGCGCGCACGCCGGCGAGCCGCGCGACGCGCCACCGCTGGACGCGGACCGGGCGCCACAGGCCGGCCGTCTGCAGGTCGGGTCCCCAGTCCCAGCCGAAGGAGCAGGCCATCTTGCGGACCATGTTGAACGGCTGCGCGTAGGCCATGGGCCGGGGTCCCAGCCGCGCGGCCTCCGCCTCGGCGTAGGTGAGCGCCGACGTCAGGTCCACGCGCAGCACCTGCGGTCCCGGGCACAGGTGGTCGCGCAGGTCGACCCGGTAGGTGCGGTGCTGGTTGGCCGTGCGTGCGAGGACGGTGCCGTCCAGGCGCACGGCGGCGACGGTGTCGACGCCCTCGAGAACCAGGTCGACGCGCTCGTCGTCGGCGGCAGGGGTGACGTCGAGCGGCCGGGCGTACGACCAGTCCACCCGCTTCATCCAGGCGACCTCGAGCTCGTTGCGGTCGACGTACGGGTCGGGGACGAGCCCGGCCGCGAGCAGGTCGGTG
This region includes:
- a CDS encoding glycoside hydrolase family 2 protein, which codes for MTDDVLAEGWTLTADPATLPSGLPAALASRLVSGVPARVPGTTHTDLLAAGLVPDPYVDRNELEVAWMKRVDWSYARPLDVTPAADDERVDLVLEGVDTVAAVRLDGTVLARTANQHRTYRVDLRDHLCPGPQVLRVDLTSALTYAEAEAARLGPRPMAYAQPFNMVRKMACSFGWDWGPDLQTAGLWRPVRVQRWRVARLAGVRALVTVEPDGTGVVEVVVDVERSGLAGGEVPLVVTAHVAGAEGVVEVRAGSTTGTVRLEVPHAPLWWPVGHGGQPLHDLHVELRASDPAAPAGPRGTGPLLGAWSRRIGFRTVELDTLPDDHGSAFTLRVNGRAVFVRGANWIPDDHLLTRITRDRLAGRLDQALGAHLNLLRVWGGGIYESEDFYELCDERGLLVWQDFLLACAAYPEESPLREEIEAEAREHVARLTPHPSLVLWNGGNENLWGFRDWGWEPELDGRTWGHAYATEVLPAVVAELDPTRPYVANSPTSPGYDIRDVHPNDPDHGSHHQWDVWNRVDYTVYRDEVPRFCSEFGFQGPPTWSTLARAVRAEDGSVAGKEHPTFLLHQKAEDGNGKLDRGMAPHLGVPSDPDDWLWAGQLNQARAVRFAIEHHRSWWPVTAGSVVWQLNDCWPVTSWAAIDGDGRPKPLWWALRAAFAERLVTVQPRDGRESLVVVNDTPVLWKATALLERQTLGGDVLARAEVPLTVGAWSVGTFPVAAALRTPGDPTAEVLVVSLDRRRAVHTWVEDVDLALDPTPFDARVHPVQDGYAVEVTARSLVRDLTLLVDRLDPAASVDEALVTLPAGARATFRVRTAATLDPAALVTAPVLRSANDVVVAARAPGA
- a CDS encoding LacI family DNA-binding transcriptional regulator, with the translated sequence MGADAVGLVLARPARMLGFEPFFMELIGGIEETLSSDDRSLLLHVVPDHGAEIAAYRRWGRGGLVDAVVLVNLVVDDPRLAVLGELGIPTVVVGGPERSLPGVAHVWIDNGQAMRDAVGYLVDLGHRTIGRVSGPAALAHTRSRTHAFLDECVQRGARGVVVEADYGQESGTRATRALLGRNDPPSAVVYDNDVMAVAGLGVANELGLGVPSDVSLLAWDDSALCRLSHPPLSAMSLDVHAMGVQVGDAVLNLLASGRATTSTAPLPRLVARGSTARRPRAVRDDPAQA